In the genome of Streptomyces fagopyri, the window GGCGAACTCCTGGCCCAGCCGGTCCGATTCCCCCGCGACCAGACCGCCGACGAGGGAGAGCAGCCCCAGCGCCAGCAGCAGGCTCCCGAACAGGCTCACCGCGGTCGCCGGACCCCGGGGCAGCCACCGGGCCAGCAGATTGGCCACCGGACGCAAGACCGAGGTCACCACCAGCGCCAGGAACAGCGCGACGGCGACCAGTTGCAGCCGTCCCAGGATCTTGAAGCACGCGTACGCGGCCGCGCCCAGCACGAGCAGCCGCCAGGCGTACGCCGCGGCCACCCGCAGTCCGCCGTTCACGTTCACCGGCACGCCGTCGCGGTCACCGCCACGCCCTGCCACCGCCCCGGCCGTACGGGCCCGGATCGCCGCGCCCACGCCACCGGCGGGCCGGCTGCCCCGTACGACGTACCGCGCCCGCCGCCCGCCGCGACCGGAGCCGCGGCCCGCGTCCGGCGGCGGCGCGGGCCCGGTGCCGGGAGCACCCGGCCGCCCGTGCGCGCGACGCGACCCGTCGGCCACCCGTGCGTCACCGCCCTCCGTCGTCGGGACGGCAGGCGCGTCGCCGACGAGGCGCCTGCGGTCGACGCCGTGGCATCACCTGACCGGGCCGCAACGGGACAGATCGAACAGAAGGGGCGTCAGGGACAGCGTGGGGTCCTCCGGGGAAGGGCCGCAAGCCGGACGGCGCGGGCGGGTCAGGCGGTGGGCCGCCCCATCGCCCGGTACGTCCAGCCGGCCCGCCGCCACAGCTCCGGGTCGAGGGCGTTGCGCCCGTCGAGGAGCACACGGGCGGTGGCCACCTCACCCAGGGCCGCGGGGTCGAGCTCACGGAACTCGCGCCACTCGGTGAGGTGCAGGACGACGTCGGCGCCGCGTACGGCCCCGGCCGCCGAGTCGGCGTACCCGAGCGTCGGGAAGAGCCGCCGGGCGTTCGCCATGCCCTTGGGGTCGTAGACGGTGACCTGGCCGCCCTGGAGGTGTATCTGCCCGGCGACGTTCAGCGCCGGCGAGTCCCGTACGTCGTCGGAGTCGGGCTTGAAGGTCGCGCCCAGCACGGCGACCCGCTTGCCGAGGAACGAACCGCCGCCGAGCGCCTCCCGGGCCATCTCGACCATCTGGCCGCGCCGCCGCATGTTGATGGAGTCGATCTCGCGCAGGAAGGTCAGCGCCTGGTCGGCTCCCAGCTCCCCGGCGCGCGCCATGAAGGCGCGGATGTCCTTGGGCAGACAGCCGCCCCCGAAGCCGATCCCGGCCCGCAGGAACTTCTTGCCGATCCGCTCGTCGTGTCCGATGGCCTCGGCGAGCATGGCGACGTCGCCGCCGGCCGCCTCGCAGACCTCGGCCATGGCGTTGATGAAAGAGATCTTGGTCGCGAGGAAGGAGTTCGCGGAGGTCTTCACCAGCTCGGCGGTCGGGAAGTCGGTCACCACGAAGGGCGAGCCCTCGGCGACCGGCGTCGTGTACACCTCGCGCAGCAGCTTCTCGGACCGCTCGCCGCGCACACCCACCACGATCCGGTCGGGGTGCAGGGTGTCCTGCACGGCGAAGCCCTCGCGCAGGAACTCCGGGTTCCAGGCGAGCTCGGCGTCCTCGCCGGCGGGGGACAGCTCGGCGAGCGTCCGCGCCAGCCGTTCCGCGGAGCCCACGGGCACGGTGGACTTGCCGACGACGAGGGCGGGTCCCCTCAGGTGCGGGGCGAGCGACTCGAAGGCCGCGTCGACGTACGACATGTCGCACGCGTACTCGCCGTGTTTCTGCGGGGTGTTCACGCAGACGAAGTGGACGTCGCCGAACTCCCCGACCTCGGCCCAGTCCATGGTGAAGCGCAGGCGTCCGGTGGACCCCTCGATGCCCGCCACGTGCTTGCGCAGCAACTCCTCGAGGCCCGGCTCGTACATCGGGACCTCGCCCCGCTGGAGCATCTCGATCTTCTCGGGGACGACGTCGAGACCCAGCACCTCGAAACCGAGTTCGGCCATGGCCGCGGCGTGGGTGGCGCCGAGATAGCCGGTGCCGATCACGGTGATCTTGAGGGCCATGCGTGCTCCTGGGGTATACGGCCGTGGGTGCGCTGCCCGAGCATAGTCGGGGCATGACGGGGCCCCTCGTCGGGCAGGTTTCCCGCTGTCGCCAAGCTCACGTATACCTCCCGTGGGCGGGCCCCTAAAATTTAGGTTACTTAACGGTAATTAGCGTCTTTGGAGCGTGAGAGACCTTGGCCGGATCGGCTGATTTCGACCTGTACCGCCCTTCCGAGGAGCACGACATGCTCCGGGACGCGATCCGTTCGCTGGCCGAGGCGAAGATCGCGCCGTACGCGGCCGTGGTGGACGAGGAGGCCCGTTTCCCGCAGGAGGCCCTGGACGCCCTGGTCTCGTCCGACCTGCACGCCGTGCACGT includes:
- a CDS encoding UDP-glucose dehydrogenase family protein, translated to MALKITVIGTGYLGATHAAAMAELGFEVLGLDVVPEKIEMLQRGEVPMYEPGLEELLRKHVAGIEGSTGRLRFTMDWAEVGEFGDVHFVCVNTPQKHGEYACDMSYVDAAFESLAPHLRGPALVVGKSTVPVGSAERLARTLAELSPAGEDAELAWNPEFLREGFAVQDTLHPDRIVVGVRGERSEKLLREVYTTPVAEGSPFVVTDFPTAELVKTSANSFLATKISFINAMAEVCEAAGGDVAMLAEAIGHDERIGKKFLRAGIGFGGGCLPKDIRAFMARAGELGADQALTFLREIDSINMRRRGQMVEMAREALGGGSFLGKRVAVLGATFKPDSDDVRDSPALNVAGQIHLQGGQVTVYDPKGMANARRLFPTLGYADSAAGAVRGADVVLHLTEWREFRELDPAALGEVATARVLLDGRNALDPELWRRAGWTYRAMGRPTA